The following proteins are co-located in the Neodiprion virginianus isolate iyNeoVirg1 chromosome 6, iyNeoVirg1.1, whole genome shotgun sequence genome:
- the LOC124308238 gene encoding protein krueppel-like, which produces MALSYLQEAQINAGLLTGQHLDMKQDSDKQPMSPPLNNNNTNNNNNNTTSSMFPGMGAAAAAASLSMLTPQQLLAASQTAALMAAGIPVSLHATLAASPSLYRHHQTLFGGWAPPAASSPPSPLHHPQGPVSPALSAKSAARRTANNNNNNVVSSSADRVTKKGQPAKRRAARSKPEAAALSVDGSAPLSPPTSISPEASKDTRDKVFTCGVCSRSFGYKHVLQNHERTHTGEKPFECLECHKRFTRDHHLKTHMRLHTGEKPYHCSHCDRQFVQVANLRRHLRVHTGERPYACELCASKFSDSNQLKAHLLVHKGEKPFLCEHCQMRFRRRHHLMHHKCVSGVVRSQPPSLASDDLDEEIDIDIDVEIEEPEATPQRKSAATPARRPALHHQQLPTPVVDTSVPMPLNLSGVQIGIPEQTEPEDLSMSTGLHRPHSHSHSSGDSPLSRSPSSDTPHDDDEEELDVSEASPSTLFLRQNRQFRDHHHLPGSMASSGAGVGKGS; this is translated from the exons ATGGCATTATCTTATCTTCAGGAGGCACAGATCAACGCAG GACTCCTGACCGGCCAGCACCTCGACATGAAACAGGACTCGGATAAGCAGCCCATGTCTCCGCCGttaaacaacaacaacacaaacaacaacaacaacaacacgaCATCCTCGATGTTCCCGGGGATGggagcggcggcggcggcggccaGTCTTTCCATGCTCACGCCGCAGCAGCTTTTGGCCGCGAGTCAAACCGCGGCTCTTATGGCCGCCGGCATTCCGGTTTCGCTGCACGCGACCCTGGCCGCGAGTCCCTCGCTCTACCGACACCACCAGACGCTTTTCGGTGGCTGGGCACCTCCCGCGGCTTCCTCGCCTCCCTCGCCCCTCCACCACCCCCAGGGGCCCGTTTCGCCGGCCCTAAGCGCCAAGTCCGCGGCCCGCCGGACggccaacaacaacaacaacaacgtcGTCAGCAGCAGCGCGGACCGCGTAACGAAGAAAGGCCAGCCGGCGAAGAGGCGGGCCGCCAGAAGCAAGCCGGAGGCGGCCGCTCTTTCCGTCGACGGCTCGGCGCCTCTCAGTCCTCCGACGTCGATAAGTCCCGAGGCCAGCAAGGACACCAGGGACAAGGTCTTCACCTGCGGCGTATGCTCGAGGTCCTTCGGATACAAGCACGTCCTGCAGAACCACGAGCGAACTCACACGGGGGAGAAACCATTCGAGTGTCTCGAGTGCCATAAGAG ATTCACGAGGGACCACCACCTCAAGACCCACATGCGTCTGCACACGGGTGAAAAACCGTACCACTGCAGCCACTGCGACCGTCAATTCGTTCAGGTCGCGAACCTGCGTCGGCACCTCCGAGTGCACACGGGAGAGCGTCCGTACGCCTGCGAGCTCTGCGCCTCCAAGTTCAGCGACTCGAATCAGCTGAAGGCCCATCTCCTTGTTCACAAGGGTGAGAAGCCGTTCCTCTGCGAGCACTGCCAGATGAGATTCAGACGGAGGCATCACCTCATGCACCACAAGTGCGTAAGCGGCGTTGTAAGGTCCCAGCCTCCGTCGCTCGCCAGCGACGACCTCGACGAGGAGATCGACATCGACATAGACGTTGAGATCGAGGAACCGGAGGCTACGCCGCAGCGGAAATCGGCCGCGACTCCGGCCCGCCGGCCGGCCCTCCACCACCAACAACTACCGACCCCGGTGGTGGACACGTCGGTTCCGATGCCGTTGAACCTCTCGGGGGTACAGATCGGGATACCGGAGCAGACGGAGCCGGAGGATCTCTCGATGTCGACGGGCCTCCACCGGCCCCATTCCCACTCTCACAGCAGCGGCGACTCGCCCCTGAGTCGGAGCCCCAGCAGCGACACTCCccacgacgacgacgaggaggaaCTAGACGTCTCCGAGGCGAGTCCCAGCACCCTGTTCCTTCGTCAGAACCGGCAGTTCAGAGATCACCATCACCTCCCCGGTTCTATGGCTAGTTCCGGTGCCGGCGTCGGAAAAGGTTCCTAG